Within the Ananas comosus cultivar F153 linkage group 25, ASM154086v1, whole genome shotgun sequence genome, the region CAGATTCAAATTAGTATGTTACGTAATACTGAAACTAATCAATGCCATTCCCAGTGCTGCATCAGGAGTTCAAACAATGCTATAATACACAACTTACGCtgaatttgtaaaattatactTTGCAATAGAACTATTATGCATGCTATTATGGAAGATCGAATTAAAATGGCGATATATGACTTTTTTGATAATTTGTagtctttttctaaattatGTCAACTTAATGTATATTTATTGATGTCATGATAAGCAACATGATTTAAAGATTCTAATTTATATGGAATTTTGGTAATGTAATATATCAAAAGGGCTATGCCCTGGTCAAAATGAAGATCCTCCGTTTTATCGGTATATTCAATTAGATCTCTGCTGGATAAGAATGCCATACTGTATCCACTTGTCTAATCTGAAATTTTGACCCAATTTGTGTTCTCTTATGTACTACTAATATCAGCAACATGCAGATAAGGCATAGGGATATTCATGAGATAAGATAAGGCGAGGCGAAGTAGGAGACAGGGAAATAGAATTTGTTATTTCCTCTATTGTTTCCAACTTGTTCAGAAATGTCTATAATTTAATTCCTTTCATGACGGCGACAAAACAAGCAATCATAGAAGCTATTTTAATGGAAAAGTACGTCAAATGATCTGGCAAAGCAGAGTTTGTGTTGCGACCGAGTTGTTGATTAGCTAATCCATGTTTATATGACGGGCAAATGAATCATCTCAACTTTTTATCATCAAAGTTAACACTGTATGTTCGCCATCTTTCGTATTTAAATTCGGTTTTCATGATCTTCTTATTTATGACTCGTTTTTTTAGGACTCTTTCCCGCTGGGTGAGACGGGTGCGATGCACATGAAACTATTATTCCTCACAAACTCGAATAAATGGTTCTTCCGAAAAGAGAGTATTTCAATAATCTCGTTTCAGATAGTGGAATGAACTCTGTAATACTTTCTATATAGAGGCGGTTTTCATGTGGAAAAGATATTCAAATATCAATTTCTTCACATGGGTTTTGAAGTAAAATGTGGAGTGAAGAATTTCAGCGAAAAGCCTAAAGATCCTCGGGGGACTGTCGGAAATCTACACTGTTTCAAAGACCATTATTTTGGTTTTGTTCTATAACTGGCTGTTATAACATTATCTGACTGTATAAAGAGAGTGCAGGGGAAGACACTTACAGGGTTGGAACTGGCTATCTATGTTCAGTTCCTTGAATTCCTACTGAGTTTAGACCTCTGCCTCTGCAGCAATTCAACTACCTAATCATCTACACTATGTGAGGAAATGAAACAATTTCCCTCCTGATTAAGGACTTTGACAATCCTCTGCTTTGCCCCGTTTGGCCTGCTTTTTGGGGTCCGAAGCAGCCCGCCGTTGCAGTAGGCTAGGAACTTTTGCAGACCTCAGCCCAAAATCGGAATGCACCGCGAGGCCAAACAGGTCCTCTCATTGCATTTCGAGAAATCGTAAGAAACACCCCAGCTTTGTACTGGAAATAAGAAGGGAAGTGCGCCCGTCGGTGAAGTCGATTAAatgtaagaaagaaaaactAGCTGTTGAAGCAAGAAACTGGGGGAATTGCCCTGGCAGTGGCCTTTTAAAGCGTTGCCGGTTATTATTGAGGGAGCGAGTTTTGTAGCTGCTGCTGTCGTCACTCCCTCCTTCCGTCGAGCAGAAAGAACAAAACTAATTGCAGTCCCGTCAGTTTTTGGGCGACTGgacgtttttctttttctttttctcaagcAACACGTCTAGGCTAGGATTGAATACCATACAAACTTGTAAGGATTGCGAGATTGCCGTTGCCTTGTAGGTGGTGCATTTGATGTAATGGTTTATACTGCAAGTTTGTTGCAAAAGATACAAAATTGCCGTCACACTAATACTtcaacagcaacagcaacaacaacaacaacaacaacaacaacaacaacgtaAATAAGTTTAAAGCTCAAATAAATAGGTAAATAAAGAGTACAGAGTATCAACCAAGACGCAGGAGGCCTTGATAAATGTGAGCCCTCCTCTCCTGTCGGTAATAGAAAGCAAGGTGTAACAAATACTGTCAAAAGCAACATAAACAGTGGTAGCAATATGTCTTTCTCAAGATAACTCAAGGCCATTCTACTTCGATTCAGGCTAAAactatatgttaaaaaaaaatttaaaagaaactCATTCAGACAACCCAGCCTTGCTCCTCAGATGCTCCTTGAATTCCATGATATCTCCCTCCCACCTTGTCACAGCTTGATTCTCGCACACCCAAATCTCCTGCGCCACCTGATTGATCAACCTGAAATCGTGGCTCACCAACACCAGACCACCATCCCACTCGTTCAATGCTTCCGCGAGCGAATCGATCGTCTCAATATCAAGATGGTTCGTCGGCTCGTCAAGCAGCAGTAGGTGCGGCTGCCTCCACGCGAGCCACGCAAAAATAACCCGACTCCTCTGCCCGTCCGATAAGTTCTTCATCGGCATAATTTGGGCTTTTCCTGAAAGCCCAAACTTCCCAATCGCAGCCCGCATCCTCTCCTCTTCATTTCCAGGGTATTCCCTCATCATGTACAACAGAGCTGACATTTCGAGATCGAGCTTCTCCGCCAAGTGTTGATGGAACTGCGCGATCCTAAGGTGATTATGCCGTCGGACCATACCATCCAAGGGAACCAGGTCGCCAGTCATAAGCTTTAGCAAAGTGCTTTTTCCTGCCCCATTAGGGCCCACCAATGCGATCCTTGAATCGAGATCGACCCCGAAGTCAAGGTTCTTGTATATGAGATTATCTGGTGTGTACCCAAAGGTAACTTCGACGAACTGGAGAACAGGCGGGGGAAGTTTCCCTACATCAGTGAAGCGGAAGACTAATACCTTGTCTTTTACGACCCTTTCAGTGAGTCCACCGCGCTCCATCTTGGCAAGGGTCTTCTCCTTGCTCTGGGCCTGGCGTGCCAGCTTGGCAGACCCATGGCCAAAGCGGGCTATGTACTCCTTCATGGAGGATATCTGCTCCTGCTCCCACTTGTACTGCTTCATTTGGTTCTCTTCGAGTTCAGATCGGGTCTGGACATACTGGTCGTAGTTGCCAGTGTAGAGCTTGAGCTTCTTGTTCTGCATGTGGATGATGTTCGTGCACACGCCATTGAGAAAGTCCTGTGAGTGCGAGATTACCACAAGGATGCGGTCAAACTTCTTTAGCATCTCCTCCAGCCAAACACATGCTTCAAGATCTGCAGTACAGTGAGgaataaatattagtttagtcTAGGAGTAGTTATTCCAACTACTGTaacttttttttggttccaatacATAGACACAGAAGGAAGACAAAGGATCTTTGGCATTGAAAAATACTCTTCATGAACAGGAAAAATTAGATGCATTTTATACCATAAGAATATAAGAAAAGTATAATATGCTTCTTTTTTAGGAGATATTCACATAAAAGGACTTGAAACTTTACCAAGATGGTTTGTAGGCTCATCGAGCAAAAGGATAGTAGGGTTCATAAATAGAGCTCTAGCTAAAGCAATCCTCATCCGCCAACCACCAGAGAAGTCTCGAGTTTTCTTTGCTTGCATCTGTTTATTAAAACCTAATCCGTACAAGATTTCAGCTGCACGCTTCTCAGCAGTTGCTGCGTCAATTGCCTCCAACCGCTCATAAATTCGTTCCAAAGTTTCTCCACCGCCACCGTCCTGGagaaaaattacacttttagcATTACACAAGAACATGACTAATCCACTTGTAACAGAAAAAAGAGAATGAAGAGGCTTCATGGTCTAAATACAGGAAAAAATGGAGTTCAGTTTGCACACAAACTCCAACTCCACCCTGGTTTTTGCATTTTGTAACTTTGGCCATCTCCATTAGTATAATTTCTATGTAAATTATTACTTGCGCAGACTAAAGATGCCCCTGACTAGAATCCTAATGCGCTTACTCATCACAAGGTGTTGCCAAAGGTGAAAAAGGTTgctaaaaatgagaaaaatgggCCATAGTTGCAAAATCATAGGAAAGTTAATAAAACTTTAAAGGGAATATGAAACTAAGCTGACCTCAGCGGCCAAAATCTCAGCTTCTTTCTCTAGCTTCATCCTTTCTTCATCACAATTGATGACTGCTTCTAGAGCCGTCATGTCTGAAGCTTCAATCTCTCGGGTGAGGTGATAAATATCCATATGTTCAGGGATCGGGAGCTCTCTACATCCTATTGCTGTAAGAAGTGTAGACTTCCCACAGCCATTCAAGCCAAGAAGACCATATCGTCTGAAAGCAAAAAATTGCACTCATCAGTTACATCAATCACATCAACAATTAAACTATGACCGTTACTCCATTAGGAGGTTTATGTGCGAACAAACATTGCTGTACCTTCCATAGTTGAGCTCCAGTTCAGAATCTACTATAAGGTCATGCCCGTGAAAAGTTAATGATAAAGACTCTATCTGCAATATACGCAGAACATGAGTGAGTTTAAACTGTTAACAATATAGAAGCAATGATGAAAGAGATTGTGGTATACACATGTTGAGAGATCATGCAAAGGAtcgtcaaagaaaaaaaagggggagcATCAACTTGAATTAAAGCAATAAAAAGAAAGCCTACAAATTCAATACGCAACTTTACCATGCAAAAGGGGTAATCAATACTTTAACATTAAAGTTTGCAGTTCTGCACTAACGGAAATGAATTCCTTTTAGTATCAATCTGATCTAGCAAGTCGAACACTAGTCCAGAGCATCTTAATCAAAAGAACAAGTATCATATGCCGTAACACATAATCAGACGAGGCAGGGTTAACTGAAACTGTTACAAAGCACCATATACCTCAAGCAAATAAAAGATAGAAGTGCCACTTCTTGCAGTTCACTATTTGCGTACATGCAAACAAGATAAGTATTACTCAATATTACAAAAGTCGGTAGTACACTCTTAACCAAAAGAGCTCAGTTTTGGATTTGCAACTACCTAAAAATAAGAAACCGACGAGCATCTGTTTTGGACAACAGTTTTGTGGAGAAATCTCGAGAGTAAGAAATAACTCAGATTTCATTGGTGTCTAGTACAGAAGCAATGCCATACATTCTTGTGCAATTTAATATCGATAGTAATACACCAGCAATTTGATTCACTCCATAAAATTTTATCGCAATTAAAGAAGCATTTCTGAATAAAGGTTAAGTATCCTAGATCAATTGATTACacgaaaagaaaataataataataacaataataaaacacATATCACATCTACAGAAGACAATAGTGCATCTGTAAGAGAAGGGAGAGGCCGTATGAATAACAGCAGTGGAAAGGGACAAGAAAGTGATTTCGTaccaaaataacaaaagaaattgCTTACTAATCCAAAAGAATAGGTCCAAATCTCACAAATTTCCTCTGAAAAGCGCCTTTTTCTTGACAATTTCCACAAAATTTACATACAATCGCAGCACAACTCATACCGCAAAATTCAGATCATTCATTTAATTGCGAGAAAAAGAACATGGGATATACCATGGCATTAAGAAAACGCAATCAGAAGCTAAATAGCGCATACATGGATATCTCTGGAGAGGGGATGAGATGCGAGAACTCCGGTGCACGTCCGATCCGATAGGTGGAGCGATCCGACACCGTCGGCGAGCTTCTCCGCCGCCCCATTCTGCGCCTCCGCGGCGGccctcgacgacgacgacgacgccgccgccgacgacttCCCCCCcctcttcgccgccgccgccgccttcttcGCCGCGGCCTTCTTCTTGCTCGCGTCCGAAACCATTCTCCTGATCCCAACAacaacacacacaaaaaaaaaaacccttaaaaAGAAACTCAAAGCAGATCCAAAAAACGCACGATCGATCCCAAAAAAACGAGACGACGAGAAGTAAACCCTAGATCTAAGCAAAAGAAGGGGGAAAAACGCTTACGAAACTGGGGACGAGATGCGCGAAAGGGATTCGGCGGCGAGGGTTTGGAGGCGAGCTAGGGTTTCGAGGCGTTCTCTGTTGGAATTAGGGTTgtccgaatttttttttatttattcaaaaattcaaaaaaataaataaataagtattttACGGTAATTTCCTTTCTCCGCCGAGAGAGGAAAACTATACCCTTGCGATCGAAGGGTTCGAGGGTTTGGCAAAGAGGAGCATGGTCTATATTTATACTACAAGAGTTCTCCTccgttttttaattattattttatttattggaaaacttcaaaataccCCCTACAGCATAACATATTCACAGATGCAGTTATTTGTAGCTCCAATTAtaactattgttttttttttttttaagcaataggtagctcgctacctgcttcattcattgaaaaagtGAACTAAGCTACAGAGGTGAGGCAACACGGGCCtcgaaagagttaaaaaaaaaatagaaaaaaaaaagaaaaaagaaaaaaagaaagaatcctAGCGATTACAGTGGTGCAAATTTAATGACAGATAGTACTTCCATTGGTCCGTCAACAGTTTAATCTTATGCATACACAGCAATGGATCTGGATTGACCGATCTGAAGATCGTACCGTTCCTAACTTCCCAGATAATCCACCATCAAGCTATTAAACCGGTTGGTCCCGAAAGTGGGGATGGCGAGTCCCTTCTACTTATCCATCTATCCCAAACGATAGTCACGTCATCACCCAAGTTCCTTGCCTGTACATTCTCCAATGCTACGACCATAAGAAATTTGGAAAACACGCACCGAGCGAATAGGTGGTCCACTGTTTCCTCTTCCATCCCACACAACGCACAGAACGTGTTACCAATCCATCATCTCTTAAATAGGTTGTTTGCAGTAATGTGCCTCTTCCTAAGAACGAGCCAACAAAACACTTTCACTTTTAATGGTATACGAATCCTCCAAATATTACTAGCACAGGCGTCCCTCGTACCCTCATCGCACAGCCCAGAATAGGTTGACTTTACTGTAAAGCGTCCGTCTGAATTTCATCTCCAATGCACATTGTCCGTCCGAATTATAACTATTGTTAAATAGGGTAATACagttttttcgtttttttttaaagggtaaaataaaatagggTAATATAGTTggaatacaattttttttttttttttatcttgtaTAACATAGGTCattgcaaaaaatattattattttaataaaatgtaaAGTGTAAATAAGCTATACCATGAGGagctttttaaaatttgacatacAGACAGGTGTGATGTTATTATAGATAATGCTATACGAATATCTGCATATGAATTACTATAAGGCATAGTAATTTAGGAATCATATAATGCTATACGAATATCTGCATATGAATTACTATAAGGTATAGTAATTTAGGAATCATTAAGAGTGAGTTTGTATAATGATCATTATTATGTGGGATAATACAGGTCAAAGGTGGCCTCGTGGCCGCCATGGTTAAGTCTCTATAACACGTGGAAAACATGGAGGCCTCGGAGGACTGAacgaaaatttaaaaagtaaaaggaCTAAAGTGCAAATTACTTCGAACGCGACTCCGTGAGCC harbors:
- the LOC109703600 gene encoding ABC transporter F family member 1-like, which produces MVSDASKKKAAAKKAAAAAKRGGKSSAAASSSSSRAAAEAQNGAAEKLADGVGSLHLSDRTCTGVLASHPLSRDIHIESLSLTFHGHDLIVDSELELNYGRRYGLLGLNGCGKSTLLTAIGCRELPIPEHMDIYHLTREIEASDMTALEAVINCDEERMKLEKEAEILAAEDGGGGETLERIYERLEAIDAATAEKRAAEILYGLGFNKQMQAKKTRDFSGGWRMRIALARALFMNPTILLLDEPTNHLDLEACVWLEEMLKKFDRILVVISHSQDFLNGVCTNIIHMQNKKLKLYTGNYDQYVQTRSELEENQMKQYKWEQEQISSMKEYIARFGHGSAKLARQAQSKEKTLAKMERGGLTERVVKDKVLVFRFTDVGKLPPPVLQFVEVTFGYTPDNLIYKNLDFGVDLDSRIALVGPNGAGKSTLLKLMTGDLVPLDGMVRRHNHLRIAQFHQHLAEKLDLEMSALLYMMREYPGNEEERMRAAIGKFGLSGKAQIMPMKNLSDGQRSRVIFAWLAWRQPHLLLLDEPTNHLDIETIDSLAEALNEWDGGLVLVSHDFRLINQVAQEIWVCENQAVTRWEGDIMEFKEHLRSKAGLSE